In Lycium barbarum isolate Lr01 chromosome 9, ASM1917538v2, whole genome shotgun sequence, the DNA window TATTCTATGTCTCTGTGTATATGATTGCTCTAGGATATGGAGGTTATCAGCCAAATATTGCTACTTTTGGGGCTGATCAATTCGACGAGCAGCATCCACAGGAGTCTTCATCTAAAGTTGCTTTCTTCAGCTACTTTTATCTGTTCATGAACCTCGGATCACTCTTCTCCAACACTATTTTAGACTACTTTGAGGATGAAGGAATGTGGGCTCTTGGTTTTTGGGTGTCTGCAGCATCTGCCTTCGCAGCATTAATGCTTTTTCTTGGAGGCACAGCTAGGTACAGACACTTCAAGTCTAGTGGCAACCCTCTTGCCAGGTTTGGTCAAGTTTTTGTTGCAGCAACAAAGAAAGGTAAAGTGGAGACACCGGAAAATGAAGACGACTTCTACCAACGGGAAGACGACGATGACACAACCGGTGGTAGAAAAATGTTACACACCCATGGTTTCAAGTAAGTAGAATTGCACCACATAACAATTCAATCCAGTGTCTATAAAAATATAGGTTTGTGACTTAACTTTGTCATTTAAACCATTGACAAAGTCAAGTCACATAGAGCATAAGGCGCAGACGCCGGACAGTCAAGTTTCCATTCTATAATGCACTAAACTGGATTTTCAATGTTGCAGATTCTTGGACAGAGCAGCTGTGGTGACATCAAGGGAACTAGTTGACAACGAGAAGCAGAGCAATCACAACCCTTGGCGTCTATGCCCCATTTCACAAGTTGAGGAGGTTAAATGCATTTTAAGACTGCTGCCAATTTGGTTATGTACCATTATTTACTCTGTAGTTTTCACGCAAATGGCCTCACTCTTTGTCGAGCAAGGTGATGCCATGAAAACTACAATAGCAAACTTCAGGATTCCAGCAGCAAGCATGTCTACCTTTGACATCCTCAGTGTAGCAGGTGTCATATTTCTCAACCGCAGAGTTTTTAATCCACTAGTCAGTAGGTTTAAGAAGTGCAAGGGTGACCAAGCCGGGCTAACTGAACTTCAAAGGATGGGTATTGGACTAGTCATAACAGTAATGGCTATGCTTTCAGCAGGAATTGTGGAGTGCTACAGGCTAAAGTATGCTAGTAATGACTGTAAACACTGTGAAGGCTCAAGCTTTCTTAACATCTTCTGGCAAGTCCCTCAATATGCTTTTATAGGAGCTTCGGAAGTATTCATGTATGTAGCCCAACTAGAGTTCTTCAATGCACAAGCACCTGATGGACTTAAAAGCTTTGGAAGTGCACTATGCATGACATCGATATCATTGGGGAACTACGTGAGTAGCTTTCTTGTGAGCATAGTGATGAAAGTATCAGCAACTGACAACATGCCTGGATGGATACCAGGAAACCTTAACAAAGGTCATTTAGACAGATTCTATTTTCTATTAGCTGGTTTTACATTAATAGATTTGGGTACATACATTGCATGTGCAAAGTGGTACAAGAATATTAAGCATGGTGAGAAGATTCAGGAAAACGAGGAAGAGGATAATTGTGAAGTCTAACatacctgatatggatcatatcttAGGCATGTTTTGCCAGAGCCATATGAATAAGAGGAAGATACGCAGTCACCAGAACAACATTTTGTGTAGAGTTTCTGATTGGTATTAGGATTTCCTCCCTCTCCAATGTTCAAACTCAGTCACTTCAAAATACTCAGCTCTGCAGAATTCTCCATAGAGCTGGACTGCTCTTAACTTCCGAGTCCTTCCTTTCTCGTTGTAGCTGCATTTGTTTGTCCCGTCATGTTAGTGCTAGAATTCACAAGTATTTTGGATTGATATGTAAATGGATTGGCTTATCCTGTATCCAGGAAACTGCTGAAAAGTACTGCTGTACCCCAAAAATTCCATGTCTTGAAAGATCTCATTAATTTCATGTGCAATTTAGTTCCATAATGAACATAATTTCATCATTTACTTCTTGCAGAATATGACTATCCGAAGAGGGATTCAGGTCATAAAAAGGAATGCTAGTTCTGAGAAAAGAAACACAACACTAGAAACTCCACACAAAAGAAAAAGCCTTTATATTTCCCCGGTCTCTATAACTGTATAAGAACATATGCTAGCATTAAAGAAAGAAGCCAAACTAAACTTCAACCATGGACAATCAGATTTCCCACATTGTTGAAAACATTGTTTGATGCAGCAACCTAATGATGTAACAATTATAAAAACAAGACTCTGCCATAGCAAAAAATTTCACCCATAAGGAACTTCTATATTTCATCACAGAAGGAACAAGTTGAGCTAAAAGGCAACTGCA includes these proteins:
- the LOC132609751 gene encoding protein NRT1/ PTR FAMILY 7.3-like, with the protein product MEIGLFYVSVYMIALGYGGYQPNIATFGADQFDEQHPQESSSKVAFFSYFYLFMNLGSLFSNTILDYFEDEGMWALGFWVSAASAFAALMLFLGGTARYRHFKSSGNPLARFGQVFVAATKKGKVETPENEDDFYQREDDDDTTGGRKMLHTHGFKFLDRAAVVTSRELVDNEKQSNHNPWRLCPISQVEEVKCILRLLPIWLCTIIYSVVFTQMASLFVEQGDAMKTTIANFRIPAASMSTFDILSVAGVIFLNRRVFNPLVSRFKKCKGDQAGLTELQRMGIGLVITVMAMLSAGIVECYRLKYASNDCKHCEGSSFLNIFWQVPQYAFIGASEVFMYVAQLEFFNAQAPDGLKSFGSALCMTSISLGNYVSSFLVSIVMKVSATDNMPGWIPGNLNKGHLDRFYFLLAGFTLIDLGTYIACAKWYKNIKHGEKIQENEEEDNCEV